One window from the genome of Anaerococcus sp. Marseille-Q7828 encodes:
- a CDS encoding recombinase family protein: protein MSRTKKYVAGLYCRLSKDDGNSVESMSIWSQKVMLKQYAESNGIAIYDYYVDDGYSGTNFERPSFKKMITDIENGKINCVITKDLSRLGRNYLQSGAYIEMYFPQKNIRYIAITDGIDTLNSNQNDIMPFKNILNEMYAKDTSKKVKSAIQSRMREGTYIGSKAPFGYLKDPNNKRRLIIDEKTKPIIELIYKLCLEGKGTQLISQELMKRKIPRPSAFVENAEKLYGLTEENKYQWSHRMVLNVLRDPVYCGNMARNKRPTLSFKNSKRMYIPKSDYIYAKDTHEGIVSEEIWEQVQTMIDKRKCNNKKGLYYDNIFQGLVRCPKCGYALTPKTDYRLKKKELIDFVHFSCSTYKKYGVNACSSHRIEARDIYNIVLEDIQYHGSMALSAKEDFVEKIIEKIEVEKIDEGKELSNKLELKKNQLAELDRSYEQLYEDRLEGNITERNFNLMNVSISKKQDKLIEEIKVLEGDIEVSFETEDNYKKFMNNISKYAKIKSLNRYILNQIIDKIYVYDKEEIDGQISQKVEIHYKFIGKLN, encoded by the coding sequence TTGAGCAGGACTAAAAAATATGTAGCAGGACTTTATTGTAGACTATCAAAAGACGATGGAAACTCAGTTGAGAGTATGAGTATATGGTCACAAAAAGTAATGTTAAAGCAATATGCAGAAAGTAACGGTATCGCTATTTATGATTATTATGTAGATGATGGTTATTCGGGGACAAACTTTGAAAGACCATCATTTAAGAAGATGATTACTGATATTGAAAACGGAAAAATAAATTGTGTTATAACAAAAGACTTATCAAGGTTAGGAAGAAACTATCTTCAAAGTGGAGCATATATCGAAATGTACTTTCCACAAAAGAACATAAGATATATTGCAATAACAGATGGTATAGACACATTAAATAGCAATCAAAATGATATTATGCCATTTAAAAACATTTTAAATGAGATGTATGCAAAGGATACTTCCAAAAAAGTTAAAAGTGCAATTCAAAGCAGAATGAGAGAGGGAACATATATAGGCTCTAAAGCTCCATTTGGTTATCTAAAAGACCCTAATAATAAACGCAGATTAATCATAGATGAGAAAACTAAACCTATAATAGAACTCATTTATAAACTGTGTTTAGAGGGTAAGGGTACTCAACTTATTAGCCAGGAGTTGATGAAGAGAAAAATTCCAAGACCAAGTGCTTTTGTTGAAAATGCTGAAAAGCTTTATGGACTAACAGAAGAAAATAAATATCAATGGTCACATAGAATGGTGTTAAATGTCTTGCGAGATCCAGTTTATTGTGGAAATATGGCAAGAAATAAAAGACCTACCTTATCATTTAAGAACTCAAAAAGAATGTATATTCCTAAAAGTGACTATATTTATGCTAAAGATACCCACGAGGGAATAGTCAGTGAGGAAATATGGGAACAAGTTCAAACAATGATTGATAAGAGGAAGTGTAACAATAAAAAGGGACTCTATTATGACAACATTTTTCAAGGACTTGTAAGATGTCCTAAATGTGGTTATGCATTGACACCAAAAACTGATTATAGGCTTAAAAAGAAAGAACTCATAGACTTTGTTCACTTTTCTTGCTCCACATATAAAAAATATGGAGTAAATGCTTGTTCATCACACAGAATTGAAGCTAGGGATATATATAATATTGTTCTTGAAGATATACAATATCATGGAAGTATGGCACTATCTGCTAAAGAAGACTTTGTAGAAAAGATAATAGAAAAGATTGAAGTAGAAAAAATTGACGAGGGAAAAGAACTATCTAATAAGCTGGAGCTTAAAAAGAACCAATTAGCAGAATTAGACAGAAGCTATGAACAGTTATATGAAGATAGGTTAGAGGGAAATATAACCGAAAGAAACTTCAATCTAATGAATGTGAGCATATCTAAAAAACAAGACAAGTTAATCGAGGAAATCAAGGTCTTAGAGGGCGATATAGAAGTATCTTTTGAAACTGAAGATAACTACAAGAAATTCATGAATAATATTAGCAAGTACGCTAAGATAAAATCGCTAAACAGATATATTTTAAATCAAATAATAGATAAGATATATGTCTATGACAAGGAAGAAATAGACGGTCAAATTAGCCAAAAGGTTGAAATTCACTACAAGTTTATAGGTAAATTAAATTGA
- a CDS encoding DNA-binding protein — MEYKDIRENLEEMMNDNYKDFIKALVSIEKGVNDEKALEEVYVLFMIKDTTGLLNDDFDYMIDDMKEQGKIVENSNELEEKDDLINLVGNISGQVENLERENANGEKFKVSNFSIVSKDDDGNKIYTNCSAYGDKTKDLENLKQGDFVKIFGQVKTSIDNNGKEHKNVRILSSKLLKAKEQVKSQDKDKKSILKQIKSFKTDDKAKSTKKDHSKGAER, encoded by the coding sequence ATGGAATACAAAGATATTAGAGAAAACTTAGAAGAAATGATGAATGATAATTACAAGGATTTTATAAAAGCACTTGTGAGCATAGAAAAAGGTGTTAATGATGAAAAGGCACTTGAAGAAGTCTATGTTTTATTTATGATCAAAGACACAACAGGTCTATTAAATGATGACTTTGACTATATGATTGATGATATGAAAGAACAAGGTAAGATTGTTGAAAATTCCAACGAACTTGAAGAAAAAGACGACCTCATAAATCTCGTGGGTAATATATCAGGTCAAGTAGAAAATCTTGAAAGAGAAAATGCTAATGGAGAAAAGTTCAAGGTAAGCAACTTTTCAATTGTTTCAAAAGATGACGATGGGAATAAAATTTATACCAATTGTTCAGCCTATGGAGATAAGACAAAAGATTTAGAGAACTTAAAACAAGGAGATTTTGTTAAAATATTTGGACAAGTAAAAACAAGTATTGACAACAACGGAAAGGAACATAAGAATGTTCGTATTTTGTCTTCTAAGCTCTTAAAAGCAAAAGAACAAGTAAAGAGTCAAGACAAGGATAAAAAGTCCATATTAAAGCAAATAAAAAGCTTTAAGACAGATGACAAAGCTAAGTCAACTAAGAAAGACCATAGCAAAGGTGCAGAGAGATAA
- a CDS encoding TetR/AcrR family transcriptional regulator → MVLIIYSKFNNLKPEKQKQIINAAIKEFVRNGFEKASTNEIVKRANISKGSLFNYFNSKKDLYLYLIEYSSKAIVNLNEEIDLSETDLFKRIERVALQKFYVQQKYPQAFEFLASTKQEESVEVKDIIKQRLNPIYNQAINKLYKDIDYSKFREGVDIEKAIEILNWTMFGVGEKGLKELFTFDDIGRFGEKYLEEWNVYAELLKYSFYK, encoded by the coding sequence GTGGTTTTGATCATTTATTCAAAATTTAATAACTTAAAACCAGAAAAACAAAAGCAAATTATTAACGCAGCTATAAAAGAATTTGTTCGAAATGGTTTTGAAAAAGCATCTACTAACGAAATTGTAAAAAGAGCTAATATTTCAAAAGGCTCGCTGTTTAACTATTTTAACAGTAAAAAGGATCTTTACTTGTACTTGATTGAGTATAGTAGTAAAGCAATCGTGAATCTAAATGAAGAAATTGATTTGTCTGAAACTGATTTATTTAAAAGAATCGAAAGAGTTGCTTTACAAAAGTTCTATGTTCAACAAAAGTACCCACAGGCATTTGAATTCTTGGCATCAACTAAACAAGAGGAGTCTGTAGAAGTAAAGGATATCATTAAACAAAGGCTCAATCCAATCTATAATCAAGCCATAAATAAATTATATAAAGACATTGATTACTCTAAATTCAGGGAAGGAGTTGATATTGAAAAAGCAATTGAGATTTTGAATTGGACGATGTTTGGTGTAGGAGAGAAAGGACTAAAGGAATTGTTTACCTTTGATGATATTGGTAGATTTGGAGAGAAATATCTAGAAGAGTGGAACGTTTATGCCGAATTACTGAAATACAGCTTTTATAAATAA
- a CDS encoding ABC transporter ATP-binding protein yields MTDIVKVQGLQKKFGKFQALRDVSFTIKSGEVVGFIGPNGAGKSTTIRALLGIIKRDAGIAEIFGKDVWKDSLEIHKRISYVPGDVALWGSLTGGEIIDLFIKLHGSGDKEKRDYLIKRFELDPKKKAKGYSKGNRQKVGLIAALSVDSDLYIFDEPTSGLDPLMEQVFQEEVEKIKASGKAILLSSHILSEVERLADKVVIIRQGEIVETGTLDELRHLTRSTVTLVTSGDVSKMAFVDGVHDFVQNDSQATFSVDNQYLNSILIEASKLGVTRFESIPPTLEDLFMRHYES; encoded by the coding sequence ATGACCGATATAGTAAAAGTACAAGGATTACAAAAAAAGTTTGGTAAATTTCAAGCATTGCGTGACGTTTCGTTCACGATAAAATCGGGGGAAGTGGTAGGGTTTATTGGTCCTAATGGTGCTGGGAAATCTACAACTATTCGTGCCCTATTAGGAATTATAAAACGTGATGCTGGTATTGCCGAGATATTCGGTAAGGATGTTTGGAAGGATAGCCTTGAAATTCATAAGCGAATTTCTTATGTCCCTGGAGATGTTGCCCTTTGGGGATCTTTAACGGGAGGAGAAATTATCGATCTCTTCATTAAATTACATGGTAGTGGAGATAAAGAAAAGCGCGATTATTTAATTAAACGTTTTGAATTAGACCCTAAGAAAAAAGCCAAAGGATATTCAAAAGGAAATCGTCAAAAAGTTGGATTGATTGCAGCATTATCTGTTGATTCTGATTTATATATTTTTGATGAACCAACATCTGGTCTTGATCCTCTAATGGAACAAGTTTTCCAAGAAGAAGTTGAAAAAATTAAAGCATCTGGTAAAGCTATTTTATTGTCCTCCCATATTTTAAGTGAGGTAGAACGATTAGCAGATAAGGTTGTAATTATACGCCAAGGTGAAATTGTTGAAACTGGAACCCTTGATGAATTACGACATTTAACTAGGTCTACTGTCACTTTAGTGACAAGTGGAGATGTATCAAAAATGGCTTTTGTAGATGGAGTACATGATTTTGTTCAAAATGATAGCCAAGCAACATTCTCTGTCGATAATCAATATCTCAATAGTATTTTAATTGAAGCTAGCAAATTAGGTGTCACAAGGTTTGAATCTATACCGCCAACACTTGAAGATTTGTTTATGCGTCATTATGAAAGCTAA
- the erm(A) gene encoding 23S rRNA (adenine(2058)-N(6))-methyltransferase Erm(A) — MKQKNPKNTQNFITSKKHVKEILKYTNINKQDKIIEIGSGKGHFTKELVEMSQRVNAIEIDEGLCHATKKAVEPFQNIKVIHEDILKFSFPKNTDYKIFGNIPYNISTDIVKKIAFDSQAKYSYLIVERGFAKRLQNTQRALGLLLMVEMDIKILKKVPRAYFHPKPNVDSVLIVLERHKPFILKKDYKKYRFFVYKWVNREYHVLFTKNQLRQVLKHANVTDLDKLSNEQFLSVFNSYKLFQ; from the coding sequence ATGAAACAGAAAAACCCGAAAAATACGCAAAATTTCATTACATCTAAAAAGCATGTAAAGGAAATATTAAAATATACGAATATCAATAAACAAGATAAAATAATAGAAATTGGGTCAGGAAAAGGACATTTTACCAAGGAACTTGTGGAAATGAGTCAACGGGTGAATGCTATAGAGATTGATGAAGGTTTATGTCATGCCACGAAAAAAGCAGTTGAACCTTTTCAGAATATAAAAGTTATTCATGAGGATATTTTGAAGTTTAGCTTTCCTAAAAATACAGACTATAAAATATTTGGTAATATTCCCTACAATATTAGTACTGATATTGTAAAAAAGATTGCTTTTGATAGTCAAGCGAAATATAGCTACCTTATTGTAGAGAGGGGATTTGCTAAAAGGTTGCAAAATACCCAACGAGCTTTAGGTTTGCTGTTAATGGTGGAAATGGATATAAAAATTCTTAAAAAAGTGCCACGAGCATATTTTCACCCTAAGCCTAATGTAGATTCTGTATTGATTGTACTTGAAAGGCATAAACCATTTATTTTAAAGAAGGACTACAAAAAGTATAGATTTTTCGTTTATAAATGGGTAAACAGGGAATATCATGTTCTTTTTACTAAAAATCAATTAAGACAGGTGCTGAAGCATGCGAATGTTACTGATCTTGATAAATTATCCAATGAACAATTTTTGTCTGTTTTCAATAGTTACAAATTATTTCAATAA